Proteins encoded together in one Planctomyces sp. SH-PL14 window:
- a CDS encoding 3-hydroxybutyrate dehydrogenase, producing MTIARTILITGAGGGLGRGMALYLARQGHTIVATDLRKEATDDVVSQIRGHGGKADGYALNVTSSDSIRQLVVDLGDQPVDVVVNNAGLQHVAGVEEFPEEKWDLLIDVLLTGPFLLTRALLPGMRARGFGRVVHIGSIHSLIASPFKSAYTAAKHALLGLSKVLALETAGHDITSNTICPAYVRTPLVEAQIAAQAKTRGIPEEEVIQKIMLAPMPKHTFITVEEIAAAVEYLISPLARNVTGQTITIDGGWTAQ from the coding sequence ATGACGATTGCTCGAACGATCCTGATCACCGGCGCCGGCGGCGGCCTGGGCCGCGGCATGGCGCTGTACCTCGCCCGGCAGGGGCACACGATCGTCGCGACCGACCTGCGGAAGGAGGCGACGGACGACGTCGTCTCGCAGATCCGTGGGCACGGGGGGAAGGCTGACGGGTATGCGCTCAACGTCACCTCCTCCGACAGCATTCGGCAGCTGGTCGTGGATCTGGGCGATCAGCCGGTCGATGTCGTCGTCAACAATGCCGGGCTGCAGCATGTGGCGGGGGTTGAGGAGTTTCCGGAAGAGAAGTGGGATCTGCTGATCGATGTCCTGCTCACCGGTCCGTTCCTGCTCACGCGGGCGCTGCTTCCCGGCATGCGGGCTCGCGGGTTCGGGCGGGTGGTTCATATCGGGTCGATTCATTCGCTGATCGCGTCCCCTTTCAAGTCGGCCTATACGGCGGCGAAGCATGCGCTGCTGGGACTATCGAAGGTCCTGGCGCTGGAGACGGCCGGGCACGACATCACGAGCAACACGATCTGTCCGGCTTATGTGCGGACTCCTCTGGTCGAGGCGCAGATTGCGGCCCAGGCGAAGACGCGTGGGATTCCGGAGGAGGAGGTGATTCAGAAAATCATGCTCGCGCCGATGCCGAAGCACACGTTCATCACGGTGGAGGAGATTGCGGCGGCGGTGGAGTACCTGATCAGTCCGCTGGCGAGGAACGTCACCGGTCAGACGATCACGATCGACGGCGGCTGGACGGCGCAATAG
- a CDS encoding ROK family protein: protein MTNVLAGVDLGGTSVKIALAHREGSFLTEGSIPTESHRGPERTIERIGDHLQQLAEKHQVKIAGIGVGVPGLVDIHKGITRFLPNLESHWRNIPVADLLTTRMGCPVRILNDVRTATLAELKFGHGKGAQDISMVFMALGTGIGGGVVIDGQLRLGTLGAAGEIGHQTMLPDGPQCGCGNHGCLEVLASGPSISAEGVRLMRIGRAPTLYDLVEGDSDRVNTKTMAQAAEKDPSIHEAILRAAKYVGIAVANIVMVLHPELIVLGGGVAEMGALLVDNVRSEMERRIVGVIPLETIRVERSQLGDKAGVTGAVVLAGLAADSTSLGT, encoded by the coding sequence ATGACCAACGTGCTGGCCGGAGTGGACCTGGGTGGAACCAGCGTCAAAATCGCCCTCGCCCATCGCGAAGGGAGCTTCCTCACCGAAGGCTCCATCCCCACCGAATCCCACCGCGGCCCCGAACGGACCATCGAACGCATCGGCGACCACCTCCAGCAACTGGCCGAAAAACACCAGGTCAAAATCGCCGGCATCGGCGTCGGCGTCCCCGGCCTCGTCGACATCCACAAAGGGATCACCCGCTTCCTCCCCAACCTCGAATCCCACTGGCGGAACATCCCCGTCGCCGACCTGCTCACCACCCGCATGGGCTGCCCCGTCCGGATCCTCAACGACGTCCGCACCGCCACCCTGGCGGAGCTGAAGTTCGGCCACGGCAAAGGGGCGCAGGACATCTCCATGGTCTTCATGGCCCTCGGCACCGGAATCGGCGGCGGAGTCGTGATCGACGGTCAGCTCCGCCTTGGCACCCTGGGAGCGGCCGGCGAGATCGGCCACCAGACGATGCTCCCGGACGGCCCGCAGTGCGGCTGCGGCAACCACGGCTGCCTCGAAGTCCTGGCCAGCGGCCCCTCGATCTCGGCCGAAGGGGTGCGGCTGATGCGGATCGGCCGGGCTCCGACGCTTTACGATCTCGTTGAAGGGGACTCCGACCGGGTCAACACCAAGACGATGGCCCAGGCGGCCGAGAAGGACCCCAGCATCCACGAGGCCATCCTGCGGGCGGCAAAGTACGTCGGGATCGCGGTGGCCAATATCGTGATGGTGCTCCATCCCGAACTGATCGTGCTGGGAGGGGGCGTGGCCGAGATGGGGGCCTTGCTGGTCGATAATGTCCGGTCCGAGATGGAGCGGCGGATTGTCGGTGTGATCCCGCTGGAGACGATCCGTGTTGAGCGATCGCAGCTTGGCGATAAGGCCGGCGTGACGGGGGCAGTGGTTCTGGCAGGATTGGCCGCAGACTCAACCAGTCTGGGAACCTAA